Genomic DNA from Pseudomonas fluorescens:
ATACCGGTGATGATCAGGGGGATGGCGTTACGTTCTTCGCTCATTGCGGGCTCTCTGGTGATTCAACGGGTGATTTCGGGTAATTCGGGACCTCGCCCAGGCGGCGCAGGCCGTCGAAGTGCTGGGGATCGTCGAGGTAGCGCAGCATCACAGTGCGCCAGGTTGGGTCGGCGAACGTCTGCACATGGCCGCCGCGTGTCAATTGCAGGACCCGCGGCGGCGGCGCAGCTTGATACAGGCGGATGCCATTGGAAAGGGGAACGATGGGATCGTCCAGGCTGTGGTAGATCAATTTCGGCACGCCATTCAATTGCGCCACGGAACTGATCGCGCTGTCACCGTCCGGTACCAGCCAGGACAACGGCACCTGGAACGGCCAGGTCAGCCAGGACGTACTCAGGGCAAAACGGCCGACGTCGCGATAGCTGGCGGGCACGCCATCGAGCACCAGGGCCTTGAGCTGTCGTTGGCGCTGCGGGTGTTCGACCAGGTAATGCACCGCCAGCGCACCGCCCAGGCTCTGGCCGAGCAGCACCAGTGGCTTGCCCTGCACCTCGGGCGCCTGGTCGAGCCATTGGAACGCTGCGTCAATGTCCTGGTAAATCGCCGGCAGGCTCGGCTCGCCTTCGGACAGGCCATAACCCCGGTAGTCGACCATCAACACCTGGTAGCCCTGCTCCGGCAACCACCAGCTCCCGCCCAGATGCCAGGCCAGGTTGCCGCCGTTGCCGTGCAAATGCAGGACCGTGCCCTTGACCGCCACACCCGGTTTGACGGGCAGCCACCAGCCGTGAAGCTTGAGACCGTCGGCGGTGGTCAGGGTGACGTCGCGGTACTCGAGCCTGGCCCGCTCCGGGGTGAACGGCTGGCCGTGCTCGGGGTAGAACAGCAGGGAACTGCAACCGCTCAGGGCCAACAATAGGCAAATGATGCCGAGGGTTCGCATCCGGTGAAGCCTCGCAAAAAAACAGAATTGGAACACGGTCCCCTGCGGGAGCAAGCCCGCTCCCACAATTGGACAGTGTGATGCTCAAAGGATATTGGAATAATCCGCTTCGATCCGGTCCAGGCTCAGATGGTTCAGGAAGTTGGAGAAACACATCCAGGCCGACAAGGCGTTCATGTCGCGGAACTGCTCGGGCAGGTATTTGGGCGGCACCACCAGGCCTTCGTCCACCAGTTGCCGCAACGTACGCATGTCCTCGAGGGTGGTCTTGCCGCAGAACAGCAGCGGCACCTGCTCCAGTTTGCCTTTGCGCACGGCCAACTGAATGTAGTTGTAAACCATGATGAAGCCCTTGAGGTAGGACAAGTCTTTGGTAAATGGCAGCCCCGTCGGCACCGAGCCACGGAACACCCGGCTGGCGTTGCCGTAGCTTTCGGCCATTTCAAAACCCTGCTCGCGGAAGAACTCAAAGATCTGCAGGAAATCGGCGCCCTCCTCCACCATGTGAATGGCCCGGGTACGGTTGGTCAGTTTGCGCAGGCGGCTCGGGTAGGAGGCGAAGGTGATGATTTCCATCAGGATCGCCAGGCCTTCCTGGGTGACCGTGGACGAGGGTGGGCCCTTGGACAGGAAGGTGCAGATTGGCTGGTTGAGGCCGTTGAGCGTCGTGCCGACGTGCACCAGCCCTTCGTGAACTTCCAACGCACGCACGTCGCGCTCGTTGAACATCGCATCGGTGCGGATCTTGATGTAGTCCGCGCCCGCCGCTGCGTCGGCCACGATACCATCGGACTCGAATACCCGGATGGTTTCCTCGGCTTCGCCAAACACCCGGTTGAGGCGGTGTTGCAGCAGGCTGACGGCTTCCTTGGCGCTGAGGACTTTCGGCTCGTCCTTGAGGTCGCCACGGCCATCGATGTTGTTCAGGTAATCGGAGAGCATCAGGCCCAGGTCGGCCAGGGTCGGGTCGCCGGCGTGGAAGGCATCGGAGGCGGCGCCATAGAGCTCCTGGGAGATCAGCCCGAAATCCTCGGTGCCACGGGCCTCGAGCATGCGCACCACCATGCGGTATTCCTTGCACATGCGGCGCATGATCTGGCCAACCGGGTTGAACTGCCCAAGCTGGCGGGTGATGTCACGCTCGATGTTCTGGAACTCCAGCTTCACTTTGCTCGAATCGAAGGACAGTGGCCGGTTGAGGTAATAGTCGCGATCCACCGCAGGCATTTCCTTGCCCTTGGCCTTGAGAAAGCCCTTGCGGATGTTCTCGTCCCACTTCACCGCGTCGAGGATGCGAATCGGCGTTTGCGCCAGCACAATGCGATCGGACAAGGTGCGTATCGTCTGCTGGTAATCGTCCACCCGGAACTCCTGTGAAAAAACGTCCGCTTGTTGCTGTTATTGGGGTTTGACCAGCCGCTGGTAACGCACGGCCTCCGAGAACACATCGGAATTGGCCGGGTCGTCGAGGTAACTGAAAACCTTGTTCATGTCGCTGTCCACCAGCACCCCGTCACCTTCCTCGCTCTGGTTCGGCTGGCCGCTGAGGCGTTTCTGGCCGATGGCCTGGTTGATCTGGTCCACGTCCAGGTTGTAGACCACCAGCTCTTGCTTGTCGGTCAACTCGAAACCGGCGATCAAATAGTGGCCGCCAAACCGGGCCGGCACCTTGGCCGACACGTACCAGCGGCTGCCATGACGGGAAACAGTCAACGGGATGGCTTCACGCTCATGGGGCCTGGCCCTGAAGTAGCTGATGGCCTGGTAGCGGTGCTTGCCGACCTTCGTCAGCTCCAGGTTCAACGGTTCGCCCCAGGCATTGGTGCTGGTCCAGTGACCGAGCAGGCCCTCTGGCGCGGCTTCGCTTTGCGGCAAGGGTGCCTTGAAGGACACCAGGCAGCCACTGAGCAACAGCAACGACACGGCCAGGACAACGGCACGCCAGGCTTTCATTTGAACTCCCTATGGCAGGTGGCGCCTTGCCTTTGTGGCGAGGGAGCTTGCTCCCGCTTGAGCGCGCAGCGCTCACCAAAAAAGGGGCTGCTGCGCAGCCCAGCGGGAGCAAGCTCCCTCGCCACATAAACTGCGGTGCTTCAACTACACCGACGCCAGTACCAGATGCATGTAGCGGGTCAGGATGCCGAGCATATCTTCATCGGCTACCGGCTCGGCGCCATTGAGCAAGCCCTGATATTCCATCCGACCGATAATCGCCGTCAACACTTTGGCATCCTGTTGCGGCTCACGGGAGCCCAATACCTGGAAAAACTGACAGGTGCCGTGCAGCAAAATCTGCTGGTGGGAACGCACCAGCACCGCCAGGCGCGGGTTGAGCAGCGCTTCCTGGCGGAAGGCCTGTTCAGCCATCAGGTACTCACGGCGACTGTCCAATTGGTGTTGCACGTAGTCGGCGGTCATCCGGGCTATGTCGTCCGCCAGTTGCGAGCGCGATTGGGCGCTGCCGTCACCGTAAGCGACCATTTCCCGCAGCAAGCCTTCGTTACTGGCCCACAGCTTGGCCATGAACGCCGCGCTGCGCTCCACATACTGGGCGAAGGTATCGGTGAGCAGGTCATCGATGTCCTTGAAGTAATACGTGGTGGCCGACAGCGGCACGCCCGCTTCGGCGGCTACCGCGCGGTGCCGCACGGCTCGCACGCCATCGCGCACCACAATGCGCATGGCCGCGTCGAGAATCTCCTGGCGACGCTGCTCACTGCCCTGTCGGCTGGCCTTGCGGCCCTGGTACTGAACACTTTCAGCGACAGCCGTGGCGACGCCCGCTGCACCTTCTGAAGCCATTGCACGATTCACGACAGGTCTTCCTCGCTCTTTGAAAAACTAACCAATTGATACGTTTGTACCAGACAGGCAATAAAAAGCCGCCCATCGAGGCGGCTTTTTAGTTGAAGCACTTACGCTTGAGGCCGCATGTGCGGGAAGAGAATCACGTCCCGGATCGACGGCGAGTTGGTCAACAACATCACCAGGCGATCGATGCCGATGCCTTCGCCAGCGGTCGGCGGCATGCCGTACTCCAGGGCACGCACGAAGTCGGCATCGTAGTGCATGGCTTCGTCGTCGCCGGCGTCCTTGTCAGCCACCTGGGCCATGAAACGCTCGGCCTGGTCTTCTGCATCGTTGAGCTCGGAATAGGCGTTGGCGATTTCACGACCACCGATGAACAGCTCGAAACGGTCGGTCACGCTTGGGTTCTCGTCGTTGCGACGGGCCAGCGGCGACACTTCGAACGGGTACTGGGTAATGAAGTGCGGCTGCTCCAGCTTGTGCTCCACCAGCTCTTCGAAAATCATCACTTGCAGCTTGCCCAGGCCTTCGAAGCCGAGCACCTTGGCACCGGCCTTCTTGGCGATGGCGCGAGCCTTTTCGATGTCGTTCAAGTCATCGGCAGTCAGTTCAGGGTTGTACTTGAGGATCGAGTCGAACACCGACAGGCGCACGAACGGCTCGCCGAAGTGGAACACCTTGTCGCCGTACGGCACGTCGGTAGTCCCGAGAACAAGCTGCGCCAGCTCGCGGAACAGTTCCTCGGTCAGGTCCATGTTGTCTTCGTAGTCGGCGTAGGCCTGGTAGAACTCGAGCATGGTGAACTCAGGGTTGTGCCGGGTCGAAACGCCTTCGTTACGGAAGTTGCGGTTGATCTCGAAGACTTTCTCGAAGCCACCGACCACCAAGCGCTTGAGGTACAGCTCCGGCGCGATGCGCAGGAACATTTCCATGTCCAGGGCGTTGTGGTGGGTTTCGAACGGCTTGGCCGCCGCACCGCCGGGGATGGTCTGCAGCATCGGCGTCTCGACTTCCAGGAAGTCACGCTTCATCAGGAAGCTGCGGATGTGGGCGATGACTTGCGAACGTACACGGAAGGTCTGGCGTACGTCTTCGTTGACGATCAGGTCGACGTAGCGCTGGCGATAACGCTGCTCGGTGTCGGTCAGGCCGTGGTGCTTGTCCGGCAGCGGGCGCAGGGACTTTGTCAGCAGGCGCACGCTGGTCATTTCGACGTACAGGTCGCCCTTGCCGGAACGGGCCAGGGTGCCTTCGGCGGCAATGATGTCGCCCAGGTCCCAGGTCTTGACGGCGGCCAGGGTTTCTTCCGGCAGGGTCTTGCGGTTGACGTAGACCTGGATGCGACCGGTCATGTCCTGGATCACCATGAACGAACCACGGTCGAGCATGATACGACCGGCCACCTTGACAGGAATCGCCGCCTCGGCCAGCTCTTCCTTGGTCTTGTCCGCATACTGCTTCTGCAAGACGTCGCAGTAGGCGTCGCGGCGGAAGTCGTTGGGGAAGGCCTGGCCCTTGGCGCGCTCGGCAGCAAGCTTTTCCTTGCGCAGGGCGATCAGGGAGTTTTCTTCCTGTTGCAGGGCTTGCGGGTCGAGTTCTAGGTCGCTCATGTCTTTAAGGATTCCATCACAGGTTCGTTGCCCCCGGCCCCGGGCCGGAGTTTGCGGGCCAGTCTGCTCCTTGATGGAAGCGTGCCTGCCCGCCGCATGGGTGTCGCGTTACAGCCCTTGTTTGAGGCTGGCGATCAAGTATTCATCGATATCGCCATCGAGCACCTTGTCGCAATCGCTGCGTTCGATGCTGGTCCGCAGGTCCTTGATCCGCGAGGCATCGAGCACATACGAACGGATCTGGTGACCCCAGCCGATATCCGACTTGGTGTCTTCCAGGGCCTGGGACGCCGCGTTGCGCTTCTGCACTTCCTGCTCGTAAAGGCGAGCCCGGAGCATCTTCATCGCGGTGTCTTTGTTGGCGTGCTGGGAACGCTCGTTCTGGCAGCTGACCACGGTGTTGGTCGGTACGTGGGTAATCCGTACGGCCGAGTCGGTGGTGTTGACGTGCTGGCCACCGGCCCCGGAGGAACGGTAGGTGTCGATGCGCAAGTCCGCCGGGTTGATCTCGATCTCGATGTTGTCATCGATTTCCGGCGAAACGAAGACGGCCGAGAACGAAGTGTGGCGACGGTTGCCGGAGTCGAACGGGCTCTTGCGCACCAGGCGGTGCACGCCGATCTCGGTCCGCAGCCAGCCAAAGGCGTATTCACCCTTGATGTGCACGGTGGCGCCCTTGATCCCGGCGACTTCGCCGGCCGACAGTTCCATGATGGTGGCGTCGAAACCGCGCTTGTCAGCCCAGCGCAGGTACATGCGCAGCAGGATGTTGGCCCAGTCCTGGGCTTCGGTGCCGCCGGAACCGGCCTGGATGTCCAGGTAGGCGTTGTTCATGTCCATCTCGCCGCTGAACATGCGACGGAATTCCAGCTTGGCGAGGTTCTCGTCGAGGCGTGTCAGCTCGGCGACGACATCGCCGACCGCGCCTTCATCGTTCTCTTCGACAGCCATGTCCAGCAGGTCGCGGCAATCGGCCAGGCCGCTGGACAACTCGTCCAGGGTCTCGACGATCTGCGCCAGCGCAGAACGCTCGCGGCCCAGCTCCTGGGCGTACGAAGGGTTGTTCCAGACATTCGGATCTTCAAGCTCGCGATTGACTTCGGTCAGACGCTCATGCTTTTGATCGTAGTCAAAGATACCCCCGAATAGTTTCGGAGCGCTCGGACAGGTCCTTGATGGTGTTAAGGATCGGGTTGATTTCCATGGCGGGCAGCACTCGTTGGCGAACTTTTGAAAGCCGGCGAGTATAACGTAATCAAGCGCCAGCGGCAGCCCGCCTGGCGGCTTTAGGGGCAATGATACTCAGGGGTGGGTCAACACGGACCTGTGGCGAGGGAGCTTGCTCCCGCTGGGCTGCGCAGCAGCCCCAAAAGGAGCGACTCAACTCATCTGATACACCGAGCCGCCTGGTTTCAGGTCTGCTGCGCAGCCCAACGGGAGCAAGCTCCCTCGCCACAAAACTCATCTGATACACCGAGCCGCCTGGTTTCAGGTCTGCTGCGCAGCCCAGCGGGAGCAAGCTCCCTCGCCACAAAAGCAATCTCGCCAGGCTAGGGGTTATTCGAAGCCCACCCGATTCCGCCCATTGTGCTTGGCCAGGTACAACCCCTTGTCCGCCGCCGAGATCAGTTGCCGGCAATCGCCACCTTGCTGCGGCGTGATGGTCGAGACGCCAATGCTGATGGTCAGGTTCTCGCCGCCGTCAGGCGTGGTATGGGGGATTTTCAGGGCGACGACGCCCTGGCGCAGTTTCTCGGCCATTAGCCGGGCGCCGCCCGGCGAGGTGCCGGGCAGGACCAGGGCAAACTCCTCGCCGCCGTAACGGGCTGGCAAGTCGGATGGACGGCTGCACGCCTCGCGGATCGCCGTGGCGACCTTGCGCAGCGCTTCGTCGCCCTCCAAGTGGCCGAAGTTGTCGTTGTAGGCCTTGAAGTAGTCCACATCGATCATCAGCAGCGACAGTTGGCTCTGGTCGCGCATCGCCCTGCGCCATTCCAGCTCCAGGTATTCGTCGAAGTGCCGGCGATTGGACAGGCCGGTCAGGCCGTCGGAGTTCATCAAGCGTTGCAGCACCAGGTTGGTGTCGAGCAGTTGCTGCTGGCTGACCCGCAGTGCCCGATAGGCCGCGTCGCGTTGCAACAGCATCATGTAGGAACGCGAGTGATAGCGGATGCGCGCCACCAGTTCGATGTTGTCCGGCAACTTGACCAGGTAGTCGTTGGCCCCGGCAGCGAACGCCGCACTCTTGACCAGCGGGTCCTCCTTGGTGGACAGGACAATGATCGGGATATCGCGGGTGGCCGGATGGTTACGGTACTCGCGCACCAGGCTCAGGCCATCCAGGCCGGGCATCACCAGGTCCTGGAGAATCACCGTCGGCTTGATGCGAACCGCATGGGCGATGGCCTGGTGAGGGTCGGAGCAGAAGTGGAAGTCGATGTTGTCTTCATTCGACAGCCCGCGCCGCACCGCCTCGCCAATCATCGCCTGGTCGTCAACGAGCAAGACCATGGCGGCGTTTTCTTCGCGCTTGAATTCGTCGAGCTGCAGATCATTCATGGTGGCTTACCTGAGTACGGCCTGAGGCAACGCGGGCGGAATTCTTCATGGGGTAAAAATCTCCAACAACCGTGGCGCGATAGCGTCCAGGGCGAGAATATGGACGGCGGCGTCGATGGCGGCCGCCGCTTTGGGCATCCCGTACACCGCGCTGCTGCGCTGGTCCTGGGCAACGGTCACATAGCCCTGCTGGCGCATGAGTTTAAGCCCTTGTGCACCGTCGCGGCCCATGCCGGTGAGCAATACGCCCACCGCGTCACCGCTCCAGTACTGGGCAACACTTTCAAAAAACACGTCGATGGAGGGCCGGTAGATCTCGTTCACCGGCTCGGCGGTGTAGGCCAGGGTGCCGTCCTTCAACAAACGCAGATGATGGTTGGTCCCGGCCAGCAACACCGTGCCACTTTGCGGCGTCTCGCCGTGCCGGGCCAGGCGCACCGTGTGGCCCGACACGCTGCCCAGCCACTCGGCCATGCCTGCGGCGAACACCTCGTCCACATGCTGGACCAGCACGATGGCCGGGGCAAAGTCACGCGGCAGCGCCTTGAGCAGCACTTCCAGCGCCGCCGGCCCGCCCGCCGACGACCCGATGGCCACCAGGCTCTTGCGCGACACTGCCGCACGCTGCGCCGCCGGCGCGGGGCGCTCATGCTTGTTGCGTTCACCGATCAGCCAGCCGATGTTGGTGATCTTGCGCAACAGCGGTGCCGCCGCGTCCGCCGGGTTACCGACGCCCAGGGCCGGGGTATCGACCACATCCAGCGCGCCATGGCCCATGGCCTCGAACACTCGGTGGACATTCTGCTGGCTGTCCCCGGTGACAATCACGATCGCGCAGGGGCTGTCGGCCATGATCCGCCGGGTGGCCTCCACACCATCCATGATCGGCATGAGCAAATCCATCAGGATCAGGTCCGGGGTGTACTCGGCGCAACGCTGCACCGCCTCGGCCCCGTTGGCCGCCACCCAGACCAGTTGATGCGCCGGCTCGAACGCCAGGGCCCGGCGCAGGGCCTCGACCGCCAGGGGCATGTCATTGACGATGGCGATCTTCAAGCGCGCGCCCCTCCGATCAATTCGACCACGGCATCAAGCAAGGCGTCGTCATGGAAACTCGCCTTGGCCAAATAATAGTCGGCGCCGGCGTCGAGGCCACGGCGACGATCTTCTTCACGATCCTTGTAGGACACCACCATCACCGGCAGCGATTGCAGTCGGTTGTCACGCCGCAACAGCGACACCAGCTCGATGCCGTCCATGCGCGGCATGTCGATGTCTGTGATCAGCAAATCGAAATCCTCCGAGCGCAATGCGTTCCAGCCGTCCATGCCATCCACCGCCACGGCGACGTCGTAGCCGCGATTGAGCAACAACTTGCGTTGCAGCTCGCGCACGGTCAGGGAA
This window encodes:
- a CDS encoding alpha/beta hydrolase, producing the protein MRTLGIICLLLALSGCSSLLFYPEHGQPFTPERARLEYRDVTLTTADGLKLHGWWLPVKPGVAVKGTVLHLHGNGGNLAWHLGGSWWLPEQGYQVLMVDYRGYGLSEGEPSLPAIYQDIDAAFQWLDQAPEVQGKPLVLLGQSLGGALAVHYLVEHPQRQRQLKALVLDGVPASYRDVGRFALSTSWLTWPFQVPLSWLVPDGDSAISSVAQLNGVPKLIYHSLDDPIVPLSNGIRLYQAAPPPRVLQLTRGGHVQTFADPTWRTVMLRYLDDPQHFDGLRRLGEVPNYPKSPVESPESPQ
- a CDS encoding flavohemoglobin expression-modulating QEGLA motif protein — encoded protein: MDDYQQTIRTLSDRIVLAQTPIRILDAVKWDENIRKGFLKAKGKEMPAVDRDYYLNRPLSFDSSKVKLEFQNIERDITRQLGQFNPVGQIMRRMCKEYRMVVRMLEARGTEDFGLISQELYGAASDAFHAGDPTLADLGLMLSDYLNNIDGRGDLKDEPKVLSAKEAVSLLQHRLNRVFGEAEETIRVFESDGIVADAAAGADYIKIRTDAMFNERDVRALEVHEGLVHVGTTLNGLNQPICTFLSKGPPSSTVTQEGLAILMEIITFASYPSRLRKLTNRTRAIHMVEEGADFLQIFEFFREQGFEMAESYGNASRVFRGSVPTGLPFTKDLSYLKGFIMVYNYIQLAVRKGKLEQVPLLFCGKTTLEDMRTLRQLVDEGLVVPPKYLPEQFRDMNALSAWMCFSNFLNHLSLDRIEADYSNIL
- a CDS encoding TetR/AcrR family transcriptional regulator, with product MNRAMASEGAAGVATAVAESVQYQGRKASRQGSEQRRQEILDAAMRIVVRDGVRAVRHRAVAAEAGVPLSATTYYFKDIDDLLTDTFAQYVERSAAFMAKLWASNEGLLREMVAYGDGSAQSRSQLADDIARMTADYVQHQLDSRREYLMAEQAFRQEALLNPRLAVLVRSHQQILLHGTCQFFQVLGSREPQQDAKVLTAIIGRMEYQGLLNGAEPVADEDMLGILTRYMHLVLASV
- the lysS gene encoding lysine--tRNA ligase, producing MSDLELDPQALQQEENSLIALRKEKLAAERAKGQAFPNDFRRDAYCDVLQKQYADKTKEELAEAAIPVKVAGRIMLDRGSFMVIQDMTGRIQVYVNRKTLPEETLAAVKTWDLGDIIAAEGTLARSGKGDLYVEMTSVRLLTKSLRPLPDKHHGLTDTEQRYRQRYVDLIVNEDVRQTFRVRSQVIAHIRSFLMKRDFLEVETPMLQTIPGGAAAKPFETHHNALDMEMFLRIAPELYLKRLVVGGFEKVFEINRNFRNEGVSTRHNPEFTMLEFYQAYADYEDNMDLTEELFRELAQLVLGTTDVPYGDKVFHFGEPFVRLSVFDSILKYNPELTADDLNDIEKARAIAKKAGAKVLGFEGLGKLQVMIFEELVEHKLEQPHFITQYPFEVSPLARRNDENPSVTDRFELFIGGREIANAYSELNDAEDQAERFMAQVADKDAGDDEAMHYDADFVRALEYGMPPTAGEGIGIDRLVMLLTNSPSIRDVILFPHMRPQA
- the prfB gene encoding peptide chain release factor 2 (programmed frameshift), coding for MEINPILNTIKDLSERSETIRGYLDYDQKHERLTEVNRELEDPNVWNNPSYAQELGRERSALAQIVETLDELSSGLADCRDLLDMAVEENDEGAVGDVVAELTRLDENLAKLEFRRMFSGEMDMNNAYLDIQAGSGGTEAQDWANILLRMYLRWADKRGFDATIMELSAGEVAGIKGATVHIKGEYAFGWLRTEIGVHRLVRKSPFDSGNRRHTSFSAVFVSPEIDDNIEIEINPADLRIDTYRSSGAGGQHVNTTDSAVRITHVPTNTVVSCQNERSQHANKDTAMKMLRARLYEQEVQKRNAASQALEDTKSDIGWGHQIRSYVLDASRIKDLRTSIERSDCDKVLDGDIDEYLIASLKQGL
- a CDS encoding response regulator, which encodes MNDLQLDEFKREENAAMVLLVDDQAMIGEAVRRGLSNEDNIDFHFCSDPHQAIAHAVRIKPTVILQDLVMPGLDGLSLVREYRNHPATRDIPIIVLSTKEDPLVKSAAFAAGANDYLVKLPDNIELVARIRYHSRSYMMLLQRDAAYRALRVSQQQLLDTNLVLQRLMNSDGLTGLSNRRHFDEYLELEWRRAMRDQSQLSLLMIDVDYFKAYNDNFGHLEGDEALRKVATAIREACSRPSDLPARYGGEEFALVLPGTSPGGARLMAEKLRQGVVALKIPHTTPDGGENLTISIGVSTITPQQGGDCRQLISAADKGLYLAKHNGRNRVGFE
- a CDS encoding chemotaxis response regulator protein-glutamate methylesterase: MKIAIVNDMPLAVEALRRALAFEPAHQLVWVAANGAEAVQRCAEYTPDLILMDLLMPIMDGVEATRRIMADSPCAIVIVTGDSQQNVHRVFEAMGHGALDVVDTPALGVGNPADAAAPLLRKITNIGWLIGERNKHERPAPAAQRAAVSRKSLVAIGSSAGGPAALEVLLKALPRDFAPAIVLVQHVDEVFAAGMAEWLGSVSGHTVRLARHGETPQSGTVLLAGTNHHLRLLKDGTLAYTAEPVNEIYRPSIDVFFESVAQYWSGDAVGVLLTGMGRDGAQGLKLMRQQGYVTVAQDQRSSAVYGMPKAAAAIDAAVHILALDAIAPRLLEIFTP